The nucleotide window GATCGGGCGCTCGAACGTGTCCGCACTGTCGACCTTCGTGATGTCCGAGATCTGCGCCACATCCAGCAGGGCCGCCACGCGCGGCGCAATGTTCTTCCCGTACGCCGTCGCCGGCGCCAGGATGTGCGTATACCCGCCCGCGATCGACACCACCTCGTCGGCAATGTTCTCCGCCAGGCCGTCGCCGAAATACGCCGCCTCGGCCAGCAACACCTTCTTCACGCCCGCGATCTGCGCCGCGGCGTCTGCCGCCGCCTTCGCGTTGTTGCCCGCCACCAGCACGTGCACGTCCTCGCCGCATTGCAGCGCCGCCGCCACCGTGTTGAGCGTGGCCGCCTTGATCGACTGGTTGTCGTGTTCCGCAATTACCAGAATGCTCATCTCGTCGTCTCCCCTCAGATGACCTTCGCTTCGCTCTTGAGCTTCTCGACGAGCGCTGCCACGTCCGCCACCTTCACACCCGCGCTGCGCTTGGGCGGCTCGGCCACCTTCAGCGTCTTCAGCCGCGGCGTCACATCCACGCCGAGATCCGCCGGCTTGACCGTCTCCAGCGGCTTCTTCTTCGCCTTCATGATGTTGGGCAACGTCACGTAACGCGGCTCGTTCAGGCGCAGGTCCGTCGTGATCACCGCCGGCAGCGACAGCGACACCGTCTCCAGCCCCCCATCCACTTCACGCGTGACTTGCGCGCGGTTGTCCGCCACCGTCACCTTCGAGGCGAACGTCGCCTGCGGCAACCTGGCCAGCGCCGCGAGCATCTGCCCGGTCTGGTTCGAATCGTCGTCGATCGCCTGCTTGCCCAGGATCACCAGTTGCGGCTGCTCCTTGTCCACCACCGCCTTGAGCAACTTCGCCACCGCCAGCGGCTGAAGCTCGTCGTCCGACTCGATCAGGATTGCGCGGTCCG belongs to Pandoraea pnomenusa and includes:
- a CDS encoding electron transfer flavoprotein subunit beta/FixA family protein, giving the protein MKVLVPVKRVVDYNVKVRVKSDGSGVDIANVKMSMNPFDEIAVEEAVRLKEAGVATEVIAVSAGVSQSQETLRTALAIGADRAILIESDDELQPLAVAKLLKAVVDKEQPQLVILGKQAIDDDSNQTGQMLAALARLPQATFASKVTVADNRAQVTREVDGGLETVSLSLPAVITTDLRLNEPRYVTLPNIMKAKKKPLETVKPADLGVDVTPRLKTLKVAEPPKRSAGVKVADVAALVEKLKSEAKVI